A single Anopheles maculipalpis chromosome 3RL, idAnoMacuDA_375_x, whole genome shotgun sequence DNA region contains:
- the LOC126565313 gene encoding putative RNA polymerase II subunit B1 CTD phosphatase RPAP2 homolog produces the protein MWNEDFNVFKNDKIPQMPATKVNRANLPRRARNLSKETLQKALRKKKECNDKAQRIVETLIEPGRTEDELLTMVRDINQCHMEDIIQERAIVKLCGYPLCNNALTNIPKQQYAISVSRNKVYDITERKNFCSGECYKASNYIKQQMLTSPLWLRDQEDIPNFRLINGRQLIYRETDVKKPLQPGEVIFGELKIVERTYDAKEQEKILKREPQQDEAQEDVVGVEEALGSVLSKLKI, from the exons ATGTGGAATGAGGatttcaatgttttcaaaaATGATAAGATACCGCAGATGCCGGCCACAAAGGTAAACCGAGCGAATCTACCCCGACGGGCAAGGAACTTAAG TAAAGAAACGCTGCAAAAGGCCCttcggaagaaaaaagaatgtaACGACAAGGCTCAGCGCATAGTAGAAACACTAATTGAACCGGGACGCACAGAGGACGAGCTGCTCACCATGGTTAGGGATATTAACCAATGCCACATGGAAGACATCATTCAGGAGCGTGCAATTGTTAAGCTTTGTGGTTATCCGTTGTGTAACAATGCGCTCACGAA CATACCGAAGCAACAGTACGCAATATCGGTATCCCGCAACAAGGTGTACGACATCACGGaaaggaagaatttttgtaGCGGCGAATGCTACAAAGCATCCAACTACATTAAACAGCAAATGTTGACAAGCCCTCTGTGGTTGCGAGACCAGGAGGATATACCGAACTTTCGGCTAATCAATGGCAGGCAGCTTATTTATCGGGAAACGGACGTAAAGAAACCATTGCAGCCGGGTGAAGTGATATTTGGAGAGTTAAAAATTGTAGAACGAACGTATGATGCaaaagaacaggaaaaaatactaaaacgcGAACCTCAGCAAGACGAAGCACAGGAGGATGTAGTCGGCGTGGAGGAAGCATTGGGTAGTGTACTTTCTAAGTTGAAAATTTaa
- the LOC126564585 gene encoding zinc finger protein 761-like produces the protein MQCRVCLKRCENQEDGKTATLFHSFLDGVLIGEYLNDVFDLQISEDDCFPQHICEQCRLELQIVSIFRERLLLSDNTLRGLHRLGDGATTYGETMVDESVVSCAATATTRESMEQDSTVTEIATNRCGDCGKKMYEIEPTYLFQQTSPSCSITHIMLCQECYHAMSTGHSEKTEADIHKAGTATNLNSPSLTIDLIPTETSNTCTKTSRFCCVTHCSELFSDEPTLVQHAQETHAIKIRKNRENQAPGRPFKCNVCFRAFGSSKNLRIHQLVRSNVHARSFICTICPFRASNTAALTIHERSHTGERPYGCESCEKRFSSEATLKSHQVCHLDERPYECTYCSKTFARKRNMQEHAALCQSDEKPYHCEECSARFKTKQHLRLHRRLHTGEKPYRCSVCPKTFHYISDRKRHELSHAGAKPYRCHTCDASYTRKYALTMHERTHTGEQPFGCEECGKRFSKSSLLKRHVARQSCGGKSNTKKQPIDCGNFFIGHNHQLST, from the exons ATGCAGTGTAGAGTGTGTTTAAAACGATGTGAGAATCAAGAAGACGGCAAAACTGCAACgctttttcattctttcctTGATGGTGTGCTGATAGGAGAATATTTGAACGATGTTTTTGATCTGCAG ATCTCCGAGGATGATTGCTTTCCACAACATATCTGCGAGCAGTGTCGTTTGGAGCTTCAAATAGTGTCAATCTTCCGGGAAAGACTGCTTTTGTCTGATAACACGCTGCGTGGATTACATCGTCTCGGAGATGGTGCAACAACTTACGGGGAAACAATGGTGGACGAATCTGTTGTGTCATGTGCAGCTACTGCAACTACACGAGAGTCCATGGAACAAGACTCAACCGTAACCGAGATAGCAACTAACCGCTGTGGTGATTGTGGAAAGAAGATGTATGAAATTGAACCGACCTATCTATTTCAGCAGACTTCCCCGTCCTGTTCCATTACGCACATCATGCTGTGCCAAGAATGCTACCACGCTATGTCCACCGGTCACTCTGAAAAAACAGAAGCTGATATCCATAAAGCTGGAACCGCTACAAACCTTAATTCTCCTTCACTAACTATCGATTTGATACCTACGGAAACTTCAAACACTTGTACAAAAACGtctcgtttttgttgtgtgacaCACTGCTCGGAACTGTTCAGCGATGAACCGACGCTCGTACAGCATGCACAAGAAACACACGCGATAAAAATTCGCAAAAACCGCGAGAATCAAGCACCAGGAAGACCGTTCAAATGTAACGTATGTTTTCGTGCGTTTGGTTCGTCAAAAAATTTGCGCATTCATCAGTTGGTTCGTTCAAATGTACATGCTCGCAGTTTCATTTGCACCATATGTCCGTTTCGTGCCAGCAATACGGCCGCTCTAACGATCCACGAACGTTCCCATACCGGAGAGCGTCCTTACGGGTGCGAGTCGTGCGAGAAACGGTTTTCTTCAGAAGCTACACTTAAATCGCACCAGGTCTGCCATCTGgacgagcgaccatacgaatGCACGTACTGTTCGAAAACGTTTGCACGCAAACGAAACATGCAGGAGCATGCTGCGTTGTGCCAGTCGGATGAAAAACCTTATCATTGTGAGGAATGTAGTGCACGATTCAAAACGAAACAGCACTTGCGGTTACATCGTCGATTGCACACGGGTGAGAAACCGTACCGATGTAGCGTTTGTCCTAAAACGTTTCACTACATTTCCGATCGAAAACGGCACGAACTATCACACGCGGGAGCGAAACCGTACCGTTGTCACACTTGTGATGCTTCGTACACCCGGAAGTATGCACTTACCATGCACGAACGAACGCATACGGGCGAGCAACCGTTTGGGTGTGAAGAGTGTGGGAAACGATTTTCTAAATCTTCCCTGTTGAAGCGGCACGTGGCACGGCAGAGTTGTGGTGGAAAAAGTAACACGAAAAAGCAACCGATAG ATTGCGGCAACTTTTTCATTGGGCACAATCATCAACTGTCAACTTGA
- the LOC126560532 gene encoding zinc finger protein 708-like: MNLREISTDNTAENKDQRLESYVPFPQPNETSKPPVDAYQSQDSDNPPRCTILCKICGKTFLDQYFLRRHQLVHSKLKPFQCDKCLKSFAQKNNLVKHMLVHLRVKNFQCSLCPMKFVQKENLQAHVKNIHPALDDPLLQSRYVCQKCPSVFKTSGRLQAHRARIHGEMVIFDQCLKPSTSARKKEQHTAAASAEQDPVLNGEIVHRIIKSRRTEHMKGRTDKRQFVCDVCEAAFTKSAYLTQHRISHTGIKPHRCNICNKTFTSKQSYGTHRKLHAKTLRLFNCDKCQETFNRFASLKRHQLMVHCEQQHYFRCPYCEKKLRWLQNARTHIKTFHSKASSADDEELLEPVKERVSGN, translated from the exons ATGAATTTGCGGGAG ATTTCGACAGACAACACAGCCGAGAATAAGGACCAAAGGCTGGAATCATACGTGCCGTTTCCACAACCAAACGAAACAAGCAAACCGCCAGTAGATGCGTACCAATCACAGGATTCAGATAATCCCCCGCGTTGTACCATCCTGTGCAAAATATGTGGCAAAACGTTTCTCGATCAGTACTTCCTTCGTCGACACCAGTTGGTGCACAGCAAGCTAAAACCTTTCCAGTGCGACAAGTGTTTGAAGTCCTTTGCGCAAAAGAATAATCTTGTGAAGCATATGCTTGTTCATTTGCGGGTGAAGAACTTTCAGTGCAGTCTCTGTCCCATGAAGTTTGTACAGAAGGAAAATCTGCAAGCGCACGTTAAAAACATCCACCCGGCGCTGGACGATCCGTTGTTGCAAAGCCGTTACGTGTGCCAGAAATGTCCTTCGGTGTTTAAAACCTCCGGCCGGTTACAGGCACACCGTGCACGGATTCACGGTGAGATGGTAATTTTCGATCAGTGCTTGAAGCCGTCAACGTCCGCTCGAAAGAAAGAACAACATACGGCGGCAGCTTCGGCTGAGCAAGACCCGGTACTAAATGGGGAAATTGTGCACAGAATTATTAAAAGCCGTCGTACCGAGCACATGAAAGGAAGGACCGATAAACGCCAGTTTGTGTGCGACGTATGTGAGGCAGCGTTCACCAAATCAGCCTACCTAACACAACACAGGATATCGCACACCGGTATTAAACCGCATCGTTGCAATATCTGCAACAAAACGTTCACCTCCAAACAGTCGTACGGtacgcacaggaaactgcacGCGAAAACGCTACGTCTGTTCAATTGTGATAAGTGTCAGGAAACGTTTAATCGCTTTGCCTCGCTGAAACGACACCAACTGATGGTGCACTGCGAACAGCAACACTATTTCCGTTGTCCTTATTGTGAGAAAAAATTGCGCTGGCTGCAGAATGCCAGGACACACATAAAAACTTTTCACTCGAAAGCATCATCGGCAGATGATGAAGAATTGCTTGAGCCAGTCAAAGAACGGGTATCCGGCAATTGA